CGGTCTCATGCGGCGCATTGCAGCGGGGCGACTTCCGGGGCGGTGCGGCCGAGGGCGCGCTCGCGTGCGGCGGCGATGGCCGCGCCGTCGACCGTACGCCAGCGCGCGCACACGTGCTGATCGGGGCGGATCAGGTACACGGTGCCCGGCGTGGCGTCGTAGCGTTGTGCGGCCAATCCTTGAACGTCATGCCAGACGCTGTACGTGCCATGCGTGCCATGCGACGTCTGTGCGGCTTGCGCATCGGATGTCACGAACACCGGCATGACGGGCACGTCGTCGTTGGTCAGTGCATCGAGCGCCGCAAGCGCGTTCGCGTCAAGCGAAGCGGGAGCGCCGAAGACCAGTGCCACGAAGCGGCCGCCCAGGCGCGGCAGCAGCCAGCCGTCCTGGCCGTCGCGCGAGAGCGGTGCATCGACGCACGCGGCGCCGGGCGCCATGCGAGCGGCGAATGCATCGCGCTCCGGGGTGTTGAGCGTGGACGTGTGCAGCACGGCCGGCACGGACAGCCGTCCGCTGTTCACGAGCTGCCGTGCGAAGGCGTGCTCGCGGGCCAATGTCAGCACGGCGTCGCGGAACACGCGCGAGACCGGACTTTTCGGCGTGATGAAATCGGTCGAGCGGGTCGAGTTGCGGATGTTCTCGTCGGCGGCGAATTCCCGCTCGCGTGCGTAGGTGTCGAGCAAGGCATCGGGGGCGCGGCCGGCGAGCACCAGCGCGAGCTTCCACGCCAGGTTTTCGGCATCCTGTACGCCGCTGTTCGCGCCGCGCGCGCCGAACGGCGACACGCCATGCGCGGAATCTCCGGCGAAGAGCACGTGCCCGTGGCGGAAGTCGTCCATGCGCAGGCACGAGAATGTATAGACGCTGACCCATTCCAGCGTGAATTTCGCATCGGGACCGAGCAACGCCTGCACGCGCGGAATCACGCGCTCGGGCGCCTTCTCGGCGACCGGGTCGGCATCCCAACCCAACTGGAAGTCGATACGCCAGACATCGTCCGGCTGACGGTGCAGCAGCACCGACTGATTCGGATGGAATGGCGGATCGAACCAGAACCAGCGCTCGGCCGGGAAGTCCGCCGTCATCTTCACGTCGGCGATCAGAAACCGGTCCTTGAACGTGCGGCCATGGCTGTCCACGCCGATGAGCTTGCGCACGGGGCTGCGCGAGCCATCGGCCGCGACCACGTAGCGCGCACTCGTCCGATATTCGCCGTCGGGCGTCTCCACCGTGAGCGTCACGCTCGCGTCGGCCGAACCCGGCGTGCCCTGCTGCACGAGGCCGACCACCTTGTGCTTCCAGCGGATCTCGATATTGGGCAGTTGCTGCGCACGCTCGAACAGATAGCCTTCGACGTAATACTGCTGGAGGTTGATGAACGCCGGGCGGTGGTGGCCCGCCTCGGGCAGCAGATCGAAGTTGTAGACCTCCTGGTCGCGCAGGAAGACACGACCCACGTTCCAGCACACGCCCTTTTGCACCATGCGATCGCCGCAGCCGAGCCGGTCGAAGATGTCGAGCGTTCGCTTGGCGAAGCAGATCGCGCGCGAGCCGGCCGAGAGCGTGCAGTCGTCGTCGAGCACGATCACGGGCACGCCTTGCTGCGCGAGATCGATGGCCGTGGCGAGACCCACCGGGCCGGCGCCGACCACGACGACCGGATGCGTCGCGCGTGCGCCGCCGTCAGCCTGCTCGGCGCACGGCTGGTAATCGAACGTCAGACGCTGGTAATCGATGCTGCTCATGCAATGTCTCCATTGTCGGCACCTCGCCTTCGCATGCTCGCGCGAGCGGGTTCCGTTTTCTATTCGTTTTCTACTATTTGCCGGCTTGCCAACCTGCCGACGGCGAGCGGTTTTTTCCGCACGCCGTCGTTTCCCACCCGGTGCCGCTGACGGCGAGGACGGTCAGTCCTGCAGCGCGGCCCACATTTCCTTGTCGCGCTGCGCCGTCCAGATGCGCGGATGCGTGATGCCGCTCGCTTCGTCGAACGCGCGCGTCACGTCGAACGGCAGGCAGTGCTCGTAGATGAACACGTGGCCGAACTTCGGATCCATCTTGCTGCGCGTGAGCGCCATCGCGCCCTTCAGATCGAGCTTCTGCTCGACGGCTTGTTTGCCGGCTTCGAACAGCGTCGTCACGAAAT
The Pandoraea pulmonicola DNA segment above includes these coding regions:
- a CDS encoding FAD-dependent oxidoreductase; this translates as MSSIDYQRLTFDYQPCAEQADGGARATHPVVVVGAGPVGLATAIDLAQQGVPVIVLDDDCTLSAGSRAICFAKRTLDIFDRLGCGDRMVQKGVCWNVGRVFLRDQEVYNFDLLPEAGHHRPAFINLQQYYVEGYLFERAQQLPNIEIRWKHKVVGLVQQGTPGSADASVTLTVETPDGEYRTSARYVVAADGSRSPVRKLIGVDSHGRTFKDRFLIADVKMTADFPAERWFWFDPPFHPNQSVLLHRQPDDVWRIDFQLGWDADPVAEKAPERVIPRVQALLGPDAKFTLEWVSVYTFSCLRMDDFRHGHVLFAGDSAHGVSPFGARGANSGVQDAENLAWKLALVLAGRAPDALLDTYAREREFAADENIRNSTRSTDFITPKSPVSRVFRDAVLTLAREHAFARQLVNSGRLSVPAVLHTSTLNTPERDAFAARMAPGAACVDAPLSRDGQDGWLLPRLGGRFVALVFGAPASLDANALAALDALTNDDVPVMPVFVTSDAQAAQTSHGTHGTYSVWHDVQGLAAQRYDATPGTVYLIRPDQHVCARWRTVDGAAIAAARERALGRTAPEVAPLQCAA